In a genomic window of Passer domesticus isolate bPasDom1 chromosome 3, bPasDom1.hap1, whole genome shotgun sequence:
- the LAMP5 gene encoding lysosome-associated membrane glycoprotein 5, whose amino-acid sequence MAGGRLPGLLFILHAAARLAAEQEVENLSGLSPNPEKDIFVVRENRTTCLMAEFAAKFIVPYDVWASNYVDLITEQADIPLSRGAEMKGKCGTNESELELSWLDQAYTLRLSFLKEGHNTSRGPEASWKLSRIQFTYDTSERTYFKDAVSPGKHTASSHRLSALVTPAGRSYECQAQQTISLVSSDHQKSVQLLLSEVRLQPFDIPADFVFSEEHKCPVDQREQLEETLPLILGLILGLVIVITLGIYHIHHKLTASQVQIPRDRSQYKHMG is encoded by the exons atGGCCGGGGGGCGTCTCCCGGGGCTGCTTTTCATCTTGC ACGCCGCGGCTCGCCTGGCCGCCGAGCAAGAAGTTGAAAACCTCTCCGGGCTCTCCCCCAACCCCGAGAAGGACATCTTCGTGGTGCGGGAAAACCGGACGACGTGTCTCATGGCCGAATTCGCCGCCAAGTTCATCGTCCCCTACGACGTGTGGGCCAGCAATTATGTGGAT CTGATCACGGAGCAAGCCGACATCCCGCTGTCGCGGGGCGCCGAGATGAAGGGCAAGTGCGGCACGAACGAGTCGgagctggagctctcctggctggacCAAGCGTACACCCTCAGGCTCTCCTTCCTGAAG GAGGGGCACAACACGTCCCGGGGCCCCGAGGCGTCGTGGAAGCTCAGCCGGATCCAGTTCACCTACGACACCTCCGAGCGCACCTACTTCAAGGATGCCGTGAGCC CCGGGAAGCACACGGCCAGCTCGCACCGGCTCTCGGCCCTGGTGACCCCTGCCGGGCGGTCCTACGAGTGCCAGGCGCAGCAGACCATCTCCCTCGTCTCCAGCGACCACCAGAAGTCcgtgcagctcctgctgtcgGAAGTGCGGCTCCAGCCCTTCGACATCCCCGCGGATTTCGTCTTCAGTGAAG AACACAAGTGCCCGGTGGAccagagggagcagctggaggaaacGCTGCCCCTGATCCTGGGGCTGATCCTGGGGCTGGTGATCGTCATCACCCTCGGCATCTACCACATCCACCACAAGCTGACAGCCAGCCAGGTGCAGATCCCTCGGGACAGATCTCAGTACAAACACATGGGGTAG
- the PAK5 gene encoding serine/threonine-protein kinase PAK 5 isoform X2, with protein sequence MFGKKKKRLEISGPSNFEHRVHTGFDHREQKFTGLPQQWHSLLADTANRPKPMVDPSCITPIQLAPMKTIVRGNKPRKDTSINGLLEEFDNISVTRSNSLRKESPPRQHPGTASHAARPREENGYVAYSRYSSESDGAPEHVGERCRDRALCGDELDRFYKHNGHVLKVTSRDIYYSEVTPLQSELARFLPDYQAQLEPKAKALEYGLKLEYQRVPSGSSLDYRDSFPYAPSRASLQSECPKERLEYGDGDWGHGLGKEDYDRRPKSSYVDPASPQPAMRQRSRSGSGLQEPAMPYGASAFKAHQQGHCYSSYTYPRLSESAAGVPKVDYDRAQLVVSPPLSGSDTYPRGPAKLPQSQSKVSYSSSSYQYPLVYHKAPHYQQPPLQPGSPYISTASYPSSPSITSSAYPPPSWGSSPEQQPSRVSHEQFRAALQLVVSPGDPREYLDSFLKIGEGSTGIVCIATEKHSGKQVAVKKMDLRKQQRRELLFNEVVIMRDYHHENVVDMYSSYLVGDELWVVMEFLEGGALTDIVTHTRMNEEQIATVCVSVLRALSYLHHQGVIHRDIKSDSILLTSDGRIKLSDFGFCAQVSKEVPRRKSLVGTPYWMAPEVISRLPYGTEVDIWSLGIMVMEMIDGEPPYFNEPPLQAMRRIRDNLPPRVKDTHKVSSVLRGFLDSMLVREPSQRATAQELLRHPFLKLAGPPSCIVPLMRQHRHR encoded by the exons ACCATTGTTCGAGGAAACAAGCCTCGAAAGGACACCTCGATCAACGGGCTGCTGGAGGAGTTTGACAACATCTCAGTGACACGATCGAACTCTCTGCGGAAGGAGAGCCCCCCCAGGCAGCACCCGGGCACGGCGAGCCACGCGGCGCGGCCGCGGGAGGAGAACGGCTACGTGGCGTACTCGCGCTACTCCAGCGAGTCGGACGGCGCGCCCGAGCACGTGGGGGAGAGGTGCCGCGACAGGGCCCTCTGCGGGGACGAGCTGGACAGGTTCTACAAGCACAACGGCCACGTGCTGAAGGTGACCTCCCGGGACATCTACTACTCGGAGGTGACGCCCCTGCAGTCGGagctggccaggttcctgccgGATTACCaggcccagctggagcccaaGGCCAAGGCGCTGGAGTACGGCCTGAAGCTGGAGTACCAGCGGGTCCCCAGCGGCTCCTCCCTGGACTACAGAGATTCCTTCCCCTACGCCCCATCCCGGGCGTCGCTGCAGAGCGAGTGCCCCAAGGAGAGGCTGGAGTACGGGGACGGTGACTGGGGACACGGCCTCGGCAAGGAGGACTACGACAGGAGGCCAAAGTCGTCCTACGTGGACCCTGCGAGCCCTCAGCCAGCCATGAGGCAGAGGTCCCGCTCCGGCTCGGGCCTGCAGGAGCCGGCCATGCCCTACGGCGCCAGCGCCTTCAAGGCTCACCAGCAAGGACATTGCTACAGCTCCTACACCTACCCCCGCCTGTCCGAGAGCGCAGCAGGCGTGCCCAAG GTGGATTATGACCGAGCCCAGCTGGTCGTCAGCCCGCCGCTCTCTGGCTCCGACACCTACCCGCGGGGCCCGGCCAAGCTACCTCAGAGTCAGAGCAAGGTCAGCTACTCCAGCAGCAGCTACCAGTACCCTCTGGTGTACCACAAGGCTCCCCACTACCAGCAGCCCCCCCTCCAGCCCGGCTCTCCCTATATTTCCACGGCCTCGtaccccagctcccccagcatcACGTCAAGTGCTTATCCCCCgcccagctggggctcctcCCCGGAGCAGCAGCCCTCCAGGGTGTCCCATGAACAGTTCcgtgctgccctgcagctcgTGGTGAGCCCCGGGGACCCCCGCGAGTACCTGGACAGCTTCCTCAAGATCGGCGAGGGCTCCACGGGCATCGTGTGCATCGCCACCGAGAAGCACTCGGGGAAGCAGGTGGCTGTGAAGAAGATGGACCTCAGGAAACAGCAGAGGAGGGAGCTGCTCTTCAACGAG GTTGTGATCATGAGGGATTACCACCACGAGAACGTGGTGGACATGTACAGCAGCTACCTGGTCGGGGACGAGCTCTGGGTGGTGATGGAGTTCCTGGAGGGCGGCGCCCTGACCGACATCGTCACTCACACCAG GATGAACGAGGAGCAGATCGCCACGGTGTGCGTGTCCGTGCTGCGCGCCCTGTCCTACCTGCACCACCAGGGCGTCATCCACCGCGACATCAAGAGCGACTCCATCCTGCTGACCAGCGACGGCAGG ATAAAATTGTCTGACTTCGGCTTCTGTGCCCAAGTGTCAAAGGAGGTCCCCAGGAGGAAGTCCCTGGTTGGGACACCCTATTGGATGGCACCCGAGGTGATATCCCGCCTGCCCTACGGCACCGAG GTGgacatctggtccctgggcatcatGGTGATGGAGATGATCGACGGGGAGCCGCCGTACTTCAACGAGCCGCCGCTGCAGGCCATGCGCCGCATCCGGGACAACCTCCCGCCCCGCGTGAAGGACACGCACAAG GTCTCCTCGGTGCTGCGGGGCTTCCTGGACTCGATGCTGGTGCGGGAGCCCTCGCAGAGGGCCAcggcccaggagctgctgaggcacCCCTTCCTGAAGCTGGCCGGGCCCCCGTCCTGCATCGTGCCCCTCatgaggcagcacaggcaccGCTGA